In Spirosoma aureum, a single genomic region encodes these proteins:
- a CDS encoding SdpI family protein, which yields MKPNSTVTELILILLLITPFIYLGIIWNQLPAEIAIHYDLLGKPDDWLRKEMAALLMGGISVLLYLLLRFLPAIDPKRQLQSSNFQKIRIVITLTMAVITCWLWYMAGHQTNQKMLVSLLLALISLMLAGIGNYLTTIKPNWFIGIRTPWTLGNEIVWRKTHQMGGRLMVAGGLLSAVMVIVVPMPYTAGVVVGIMMITLLIPVVYSYIYFRQEKTRQLN from the coding sequence ATGAAACCAAATTCCACAGTAACTGAGCTTATTCTGATTCTATTGTTGATAACACCCTTTATCTATCTGGGCATCATCTGGAATCAATTACCTGCTGAAATAGCCATACATTATGACCTGCTCGGAAAGCCTGACGACTGGTTGCGAAAAGAAATGGCTGCTTTATTAATGGGCGGGATTTCTGTATTGCTATATCTTCTATTACGCTTTCTACCAGCGATCGACCCTAAAAGGCAACTTCAGTCGTCTAACTTTCAAAAAATACGCATTGTCATCACCCTGACAATGGCTGTCATTACGTGTTGGCTGTGGTATATGGCCGGTCACCAGACTAATCAGAAAATGCTGGTGAGTTTATTGCTCGCCCTGATTAGTCTGATGCTGGCTGGCATCGGAAACTACCTGACCACGATCAAACCCAACTGGTTTATTGGTATTCGTACACCCTGGACGCTTGGCAATGAAATTGTCTGGCGAAAAACGCACCAGATGGGTGGACGACTGATGGTTGCTGGTGGCTTGTTGAGTGCCGTGATGGTTATCGTTGTGCCAATGCCCTATACGGCAGGCGTAGTGGTTGGTATTATGATGATTACGCTGCTCATTCCTGTAGTGTATTCCTACATCTACTTTCGGCAGGAAAAGACCCGTCAGCTTAACTAA
- a CDS encoding DUF421 domain-containing protein has translation MKMILVLSIDWEKMFVPSLSLWEILLRGTLTYWFCFLYIRFFRRGAGQLGISDLLLITLISDAAQNAMAGEYKSVTEGFVLVGTLVFWDYAINWLGYRSIFFSKIGEPDPVLLIKDGVMLRQNMKKELISAEELTGMLREQGIDEVSAVKACYIEGSGNISVIKK, from the coding sequence ATGAAGATGATTTTGGTACTGTCTATTGATTGGGAAAAGATGTTTGTTCCCAGTTTGTCGCTCTGGGAGATCCTGTTGCGGGGCACACTCACATACTGGTTCTGTTTTCTGTACATCCGGTTTTTCAGGCGGGGTGCTGGTCAGCTGGGCATTAGCGATTTACTATTAATCACACTTATTTCAGATGCTGCGCAGAATGCGATGGCGGGGGAGTACAAGTCAGTAACTGAGGGGTTTGTACTGGTCGGTACGCTTGTTTTCTGGGATTATGCCATCAACTGGTTGGGATACAGGTCAATATTCTTCAGCAAGATCGGAGAACCTGATCCTGTTTTATTGATTAAAGATGGGGTTATGTTACGGCAAAACATGAAAAAAGAACTCATCTCAGCTGAAGAGTTAACGGGTATGCTGCGGGAACAGGGCATTGATGAAGTGTCAGCTGTGAAAGCATGTTACATTGAAGGCAGCGGCAATATCAGTGTGATTAAGAAATGA
- a CDS encoding outer membrane protein assembly factor BamB family protein, with protein sequence MKRLLLPLGALAALAFGWSHFKPNLTDDKPNDNTNWSEYLGGPDRNHFSALSQITPDNVSKLKVAWTYAARDSGQIQTNPIIVDGVLYGVTPTVQVFALDAATGKEIWKAGDPLKTWYSTCRGVTYWQSGDEKRILYTVGPLLYALDARTGKIIPSFGENGHADLHEGLGEAAKDKFVISNTPGTLFGDLIVMPVRVAEEVGGAPGYIRAFNVRTGKLTWTFRTIPYPGEYGYNTWPKEAYRNPDIGAANNWSGMAVDRRRGILYVPTGSASYDFYGGNRLGQNLFANCLLALDAKTGKRLWHFQAVHHDVWDRDFPAPPNLITVTQNGRKIDAVAQVTKAGFVYVFDRVTGKPLFPIKEVPVPKSDIPGEMTWPTQPVPQKPAPFARQTMTEADINPHSGDRDSLLTVFRSVGKRFFEPISKRGSLMFPGTDGGAEWGGAAADPDGILYVNANDVPWIFKMIDAPKNDELAHLSPGQRVYSQNCISCHGPERKGNARSGYPSLIDIGQRRDRPYVTQIVSNGKGMMPGFTALSAEEKQALLAFLFGDEKQEVGSSAAMLKVKQPYLPYKITGYNKFQDSKGYPAIAPPWGTLNAINLNSGEYLWKIPLGEDKDLKAKGIRNSGTENYGGPVITASGLLFIAATKDEKFRAFDKKTGKLLWETDLPAAGFATPATYQVAGKQFVVIACGGAKLGAKKGNQYVAFALP encoded by the coding sequence ATGAAACGACTGCTTTTACCTCTTGGTGCACTGGCTGCACTTGCGTTTGGCTGGTCCCATTTTAAGCCGAACCTGACTGACGATAAGCCCAACGATAATACAAACTGGAGCGAATACCTTGGCGGACCTGATCGAAATCATTTCTCGGCTCTCAGCCAAATTACCCCCGACAACGTTTCTAAGCTGAAAGTAGCCTGGACCTATGCAGCCAGAGATAGTGGTCAGATTCAGACCAATCCGATTATTGTTGATGGGGTTTTATATGGCGTTACGCCTACTGTTCAGGTTTTTGCGCTTGATGCGGCAACCGGCAAAGAAATATGGAAAGCTGGTGACCCCCTCAAAACCTGGTATAGCACCTGTCGGGGGGTTACGTACTGGCAGTCGGGTGATGAGAAACGCATACTATATACGGTCGGACCGTTGTTGTATGCACTCGACGCCCGAACTGGAAAGATCATTCCGAGCTTTGGCGAGAATGGTCATGCCGACCTCCACGAAGGCCTGGGAGAAGCTGCCAAAGATAAGTTCGTGATCTCAAATACACCCGGTACACTTTTTGGCGATTTAATTGTGATGCCGGTTCGGGTTGCCGAAGAGGTTGGCGGTGCACCAGGTTATATTCGGGCCTTTAACGTTCGGACCGGCAAACTAACCTGGACGTTCCGCACCATTCCGTATCCTGGCGAATATGGCTACAATACGTGGCCTAAGGAAGCCTATAGAAACCCTGATATTGGTGCTGCAAACAACTGGTCGGGGATGGCCGTTGACCGTCGCCGGGGAATCCTGTACGTGCCAACCGGATCGGCTTCCTATGATTTTTATGGCGGAAACCGACTGGGCCAGAATCTGTTTGCCAACTGTTTGCTGGCACTTGACGCCAAAACAGGTAAACGACTCTGGCATTTCCAGGCCGTTCATCATGATGTTTGGGATCGCGATTTTCCGGCTCCGCCCAACTTGATTACGGTAACTCAGAATGGCAGGAAAATAGACGCTGTTGCACAGGTCACCAAGGCCGGTTTTGTTTACGTTTTTGACCGGGTTACGGGTAAGCCACTGTTTCCGATTAAGGAAGTTCCTGTACCTAAATCGGATATTCCCGGCGAAATGACCTGGCCAACCCAGCCCGTTCCGCAAAAGCCAGCCCCGTTTGCGCGGCAGACTATGACCGAAGCAGATATAAATCCGCATTCGGGCGACCGCGATTCGCTGTTGACCGTTTTTCGTTCGGTAGGTAAGCGCTTTTTTGAGCCGATTAGTAAACGAGGCAGTCTGATGTTTCCGGGCACCGATGGCGGTGCCGAATGGGGTGGGGCAGCCGCTGATCCGGATGGTATTCTGTACGTCAATGCCAACGACGTTCCGTGGATTTTTAAGATGATTGACGCGCCTAAGAACGATGAACTGGCGCACCTTAGTCCCGGCCAGCGGGTATATTCCCAGAACTGCATCAGTTGTCACGGTCCCGAACGGAAAGGCAACGCCCGTAGCGGCTATCCGTCGCTGATTGATATTGGCCAGCGACGCGACCGGCCTTATGTGACCCAGATTGTGAGCAATGGCAAAGGGATGATGCCTGGGTTTACGGCACTATCGGCGGAGGAAAAGCAGGCATTACTGGCGTTTTTGTTCGGTGATGAAAAGCAGGAGGTGGGTAGTTCGGCTGCTATGCTGAAAGTAAAGCAACCTTACCTGCCGTATAAAATCACAGGGTATAACAAGTTTCAGGATAGCAAGGGATATCCGGCTATTGCACCACCCTGGGGCACGCTTAATGCAATCAATCTTAATTCAGGAGAATACTTGTGGAAAATTCCGCTGGGGGAAGACAAAGACTTAAAAGCCAAAGGGATTCGCAATTCGGGTACGGAGAACTATGGGGGTCCGGTTATAACGGCAAGTGGCCTGTTGTTTATTGCGGCTACAAAAGACGAGAAATTCAGGGCTTTTGATAAGAAAACCGGCAAGCTACTCTGGGAAACTGATCTGCCAGCTGCTGGATTTGCTACGCCCGCTACGTATCAGGTGGCCGGAAAACAATTTGTAGTAATTGCCTGTGGAGGTGCAAAACTTGGGGCAAAAAAAGGAAACCAATATGTAGCGTTCGCTCTGCCATAG
- a CDS encoding TIGR04283 family arsenosugar biosynthesis glycosyltransferase, which translates to MPNVSIIIPTLNEEKTLPRTLRLLQRLCPEPLEIIVVDGGSTDRTRQLAEATRPCFRALRVLQSTQVGRAHQMNIGAAKASGDILCFLHADTTLPDDALRVILHTLADPKTAAGGFISIMRGPTTTRWLTSFHNYIKTYYAPLLFRPYLFFFKGGRLLFGDQVIFCRREQFATVGGYSDTMPIMEEADLLLKLVQFGRVRQVNRIVESSDRRVAKWGFWKANSIFLAIGFLWGIGYSPDRLKRWFDDIR; encoded by the coding sequence ATGCCCAATGTCTCCATCATCATTCCAACCCTTAATGAAGAAAAGACGCTACCACGCACCTTGCGGCTGTTGCAGCGATTGTGTCCGGAGCCGCTCGAAATCATTGTCGTTGATGGAGGCAGTACGGATCGAACCCGCCAATTAGCGGAAGCCACGCGCCCCTGCTTCCGGGCGTTGCGTGTGCTCCAGAGTACGCAGGTAGGGCGGGCTCATCAGATGAATATCGGTGCTGCCAAAGCATCCGGCGATATCCTATGCTTCCTCCATGCCGATACAACCTTACCCGACGATGCGTTGCGAGTCATTCTGCATACACTAGCAGACCCAAAAACGGCTGCGGGTGGTTTTATTTCCATCATGCGTGGTCCGACGACAACCCGTTGGCTGACCTCGTTTCATAACTACATCAAGACTTACTACGCCCCGTTATTATTCCGCCCCTACCTCTTCTTTTTCAAGGGAGGACGGTTGCTTTTTGGCGATCAGGTTATTTTTTGCCGCCGTGAACAGTTTGCCACTGTAGGAGGCTATTCCGACACAATGCCCATTATGGAAGAAGCTGATCTGTTACTGAAACTGGTGCAGTTTGGGCGCGTTCGTCAGGTGAATCGAATCGTGGAATCGTCGGATCGGCGTGTAGCTAAATGGGGCTTCTGGAAGGCAAACAGTATTTTTCTGGCTATTGGGTTCCTATGGGGAATCGGGTATTCGCCTGACAGGCTTAAACGATGGTTTGATGACATTCGATAA
- a CDS encoding autorepressor SdpR family transcription factor gives MNNLFKALNDPTRRQILDLLREGDLNAGEIAERFDMTKPSISHHLDLLRQAGLVESVKQGQFITYSLNTTVLDDLLAWLMSFQKNESPASATNATEQAPKQIR, from the coding sequence ATGAATAACCTCTTTAAAGCCCTAAATGATCCAACCCGCCGACAGATACTGGATCTGCTACGCGAAGGTGATCTTAACGCAGGTGAAATTGCCGAGCGATTCGATATGACTAAGCCAAGCATTTCGCATCACCTCGACTTGTTACGTCAGGCTGGCCTCGTCGAATCCGTAAAGCAGGGGCAGTTTATCACGTATTCGCTGAACACGACCGTACTCGATGATTTATTGGCCTGGCTCATGAGTTTTCAAAAAAATGAATCCCCGGCTTCCGCTACCAATGCAACTGAACAAGCACCTAAACAGATTCGTTAA
- a CDS encoding alpha/beta hydrolase — translation MNRLVLSTIFLILTALRVLAQSEEPIQLKADSFTLGGTLALPANLKIPIPVVLIIAGSGPTDRDGNSPMPIANLGTIKAGTYKLLSDSLVRKGIAVARYDKRFSGKSILLTAKEEDLRFDTYITDAVGFLQQLKSDRRFSKVVVLGHSEGSLIGMVAAKRANADAFISVAGSGDNIASKLKTQLGLQLGAVDKEQTFKALDSLKAGFTLSTLPTNIPAVKQMFRPSVQPYMIAWMKYDPVEQLKALTIPVLIIQGKRDMQVKVDDAEKLKAARPTDKLVLFDQMTHTLKDISGNDQMANLKTYTDPDLPLTPGLATAIAMFVKP, via the coding sequence ATGAATCGTTTAGTGCTTTCCACCATTTTTCTGATTCTTACGGCCCTGCGTGTACTGGCTCAATCCGAAGAACCCATTCAACTCAAAGCAGATTCATTCACACTTGGAGGTACACTAGCACTTCCGGCTAATCTCAAAATCCCAATACCAGTTGTCTTGATCATTGCTGGTTCGGGGCCAACAGATCGAGACGGTAACAGTCCAATGCCGATCGCCAATCTGGGGACGATAAAAGCAGGAACCTATAAACTGCTTAGTGATAGTCTGGTAAGAAAAGGAATTGCTGTAGCACGATATGATAAGCGTTTTTCGGGCAAGAGTATCCTCTTGACGGCAAAAGAAGAGGATTTGCGCTTTGATACATACATCACCGATGCGGTGGGTTTTCTACAGCAATTGAAGTCGGATAGACGATTCTCCAAAGTAGTCGTGCTGGGACATAGCGAAGGCTCCTTAATTGGTATGGTAGCCGCAAAAAGGGCCAATGCCGATGCGTTTATATCTGTAGCCGGATCAGGTGATAACATTGCATCCAAGCTGAAAACACAGCTTGGTCTGCAATTGGGTGCTGTTGATAAAGAGCAGACGTTTAAGGCACTTGATTCGCTAAAAGCGGGATTCACACTGTCGACGCTGCCAACCAATATTCCCGCAGTGAAGCAAATGTTCCGACCCAGCGTACAACCCTACATGATCGCCTGGATGAAATACGACCCCGTTGAGCAGCTCAAAGCATTGACGATACCCGTTCTGATTATTCAGGGTAAACGCGATATGCAGGTGAAAGTAGACGATGCCGAAAAGTTGAAAGCAGCCCGGCCAACGGATAAACTAGTACTATTTGATCAGATGACCCATACGTTAAAAGACATTTCAGGGAATGACCAGATGGCTAATCTGAAAACCTACACTGATCCCGATTTACCCCTCACTCCGGGTTTGGCTACGGCCATTGCTATGTTTGTGAAGCCGTAA